The following coding sequences lie in one Rutidosis leptorrhynchoides isolate AG116_Rl617_1_P2 chromosome 4, CSIRO_AGI_Rlap_v1, whole genome shotgun sequence genomic window:
- the LOC139843463 gene encoding stem-specific protein TSJT1-like — MLGIFKKGVVSAPKELNSPASFNKKHDQDQDQDQDPLKQFLNSNANAFSFSFGNDVSLAFDPSSHSQLSQQRLFCSMDDIYCIFLGSLDNLCTLNKQYGLTKLANEPMFVIQAYKTLRDRGPYPAHSVLKDLDGSFGFILYDLKAKTVFVSLGADGGVKLYWGISADGSVVISDNLGVIKSSCSKSFAPFPTGCLYHTESGLMSFEHPKNKMKAISRIDSEGAMCGATFKVDIYSKTQTMPRVGSEANWATWGQGA; from the exons ATGTTGGGTATTTTCAAGAAAGGAGTTGTGAGTGCACCAAAAGAACTCAATAGCCCTGCTTCATTCAACAAAAAGCATGATCAAGACCAAGATCAAGATCAAGATCCTTTGAAACAATTCTTGAATTCAAATGCGAATGCATTTTCATTCTCTTTTGGAAATGATGTTTCTTTGGCCTTTGATCCTTCTTCTCATTCCCAATTGTCCCAACAAAG GTTGTTTTGTAGCATGGATGACATATACTGCATATTCTTGGGGAGTTTAGACAACTTGTGCACCCTTAACAAGCAATATGGGCTAACCAAGTTAGCTAATGAGCCAATGTTTGTGATCCAAGCCTACAAAACCCTCCGGGACCGCGGTCCATACCCAGCCCATTCCGTCCTCAAGGATCTTGATGGTAGTTTTGGTTTCATACTTTATGATCTCAAGGCTAAAACTGTTTTTGTATCACTT GGTGCTGATGGTGGAGTGAAGCTTTATTGGGGTATATCAGCTGATGGCTCTGTAGTAATTTCTGACAATTTGGGAGTCATAAAGTCTAGCTGCTCAAAGTCATTTGCTCCTTTTCCAACTG GGTGCTTGTACCATACAGAAAGTGGACTAATGAGCTTTGAGCATCCAAAGAACAAAATGAAGGCAATTTCAAGAATTGATAGTGAAGGAGCAATGTGTGGTGCTACATTTAAAGTTGATATATATTCAAAGACACAAACAATGCCAAGAGTTGGTAGTGAAGCTAATTGGGCTACTTGGGGCCAAGGGGCATGA